The following coding sequences lie in one bacterium genomic window:
- the rplL gene encoding 50S ribosomal protein L7/L12, translating into MSNLSENAAKVLDLISSMTILEAADLVKAMEEKFGVSAAAPTMMAGPAAAAVVEEVKDEFTVVLTAAGDKKIQVIKEVRAITGLGLKEAKDLVEGAPATVKDGCTKAEAEALKAKLEEVGAIIDLK; encoded by the coding sequence ATGAGCAACCTGAGCGAAAACGCCGCCAAGGTCCTGGACCTGATCTCGAGCATGACCATCCTCGAGGCCGCCGACCTGGTGAAGGCCATGGAAGAGAAGTTCGGTGTCAGCGCCGCCGCCCCCACGATGATGGCCGGCCCGGCTGCCGCCGCCGTCGTGGAAGAGGTCAAGGACGAGTTCACCGTCGTGCTGACCGCTGCCGGCGACAAGAAGATCCAGGTCATCAAGGAAGTCCGGGCCATCACCGGCCTGGGCCTGAAGGAAGCCAAGGACCTGGTCGAGGGTGCGCCCGCCACGGTGAAGGACGGCTGCACCAAGGCCGAGGCCGAGGCCCTGAAGGCCAAGCTGGAAGAAGTCGGTGCGATCATCGACCTGAAGTAG
- the rplJ gene encoding 50S ribosomal protein L10 gives MARPEKINEVEAISERMKNAECMVFTDYTGIPVLAMTAFRRNCRAKGVDCRVVKNRLARIAATKHGMGDLSEHLKGPTAVLFGMESQVEAARIAVEFSKENEKLKIKGGFVDGRFLTPEQVVALSKVPSREQLLSMMMGSVNAPARGLAVVTNGVAASLCRAIDAVAKQKAA, from the coding sequence ATGGCACGTCCCGAGAAAATCAATGAGGTCGAGGCCATCTCCGAACGGATGAAGAATGCCGAGTGCATGGTCTTCACGGACTACACCGGTATTCCCGTTCTGGCGATGACGGCCTTCCGCCGCAACTGCCGCGCCAAGGGTGTCGATTGCCGCGTGGTGAAGAATCGCCTCGCACGCATCGCCGCCACGAAGCACGGCATGGGCGACTTGTCGGAGCACCTGAAGGGTCCGACGGCCGTCCTGTTCGGCATGGAAAGCCAGGTCGAGGCCGCCCGCATCGCTGTCGAGTTCTCGAAGGAGAACGAGAAGCTGAAGATCAAGGGCGGTTTCGTCGATGGCCGGTTCCTCACCCCCGAACAGGTGGTAGCCCTGTCGAAGGTGCCGAGTCGCGAACAGCTGCTGTCCATGATGATGGGCAGCGTCAACGCGCCGGCCCGTGGCCTCGCTGTGGTGACCAACGGTGTCGCCGCATCGCTGTGCCGCGCCATCGACGCCGTGGCGAAGCAGAAGGCCGCCTGA
- a CDS encoding 50S ribosomal protein L1 — protein MKHGKSYRTGRELVDRSKTYSIDEAMLLLDSMPKSKFDETVDVAVRLNVNPRHADQMVRGTVVLPNGTGKTVRVLVITRGPKEKEAADAGADMVGADEFLPKIKEGWTDVDVIIATPDMMGELGKLGRVLGPRGLMPNPKVGTVTMDIAKAVKEAKAGRIEYRVDKAGIVHAPLGKRSFGPVKLTENARTLFHELQRVRPAAVKGVYVKSVFVSGTMSPSIRVEQSSIS, from the coding sequence ATGAAGCACGGAAAATCCTACCGCACGGGCCGGGAGCTGGTCGATCGCAGCAAAACGTACTCGATTGACGAGGCGATGCTGTTGCTCGACTCGATGCCCAAGTCCAAGTTCGACGAGACGGTCGATGTCGCCGTGCGTCTGAACGTCAATCCGCGGCACGCCGACCAGATGGTCCGCGGCACCGTGGTCCTGCCCAACGGCACCGGCAAGACCGTGAGGGTCCTCGTGATCACTCGCGGTCCCAAGGAGAAGGAAGCCGCTGACGCAGGCGCCGACATGGTCGGGGCGGACGAGTTCCTGCCCAAGATCAAGGAAGGCTGGACTGACGTCGACGTCATCATCGCGACCCCCGACATGATGGGTGAGCTGGGCAAGCTGGGCCGGGTCCTCGGTCCCCGCGGGCTCATGCCGAACCCGAAGGTCGGAACCGTCACCATGGATATCGCCAAGGCCGTCAAGGAAGCGAAGGCCGGCCGCATCGAGTACCGCGTCGACAAGGCCGGTATCGTGCATGCGCCGCTGGGCAAGCGTTCCTTTGGTCCGGTCAAGCTGACGGAGAACGCCCGCACGCTCTTCCACGAGCTGCAGCGTGTCCGTCCGGCGGCGGTCAAGGGCGTCTACGTCAAGTCGGTCTTCGTGTCCGGCACGATGTCGCCGTCCATCCGCGTCGAGCAGAGCAGCATCAGCTAG
- the rplK gene encoding 50S ribosomal protein L11 has translation MAKKVVTQVKLQIKAGLANPAPPVGPALGQHGLNIMEFCSAFNERTKEQMGLVIPVVITVFSDRSFSFITKTPPASVLIKKALGLTSGSHKPGREPLGKITRAQLRDIAAMKMEDLNAGSPEAAMKIIAGTARSMGLEVV, from the coding sequence ATGGCCAAGAAAGTCGTAACGCAGGTCAAGCTGCAGATCAAGGCAGGCCTGGCCAATCCGGCGCCCCCCGTGGGACCGGCGTTGGGTCAGCACGGCCTGAACATCATGGAATTCTGCAGCGCCTTCAACGAGCGGACCAAGGAACAGATGGGTCTGGTGATCCCGGTGGTCATCACCGTGTTCTCCGATCGGAGCTTCAGCTTCATCACGAAGACCCCTCCGGCCTCGGTTCTCATCAAGAAGGCCCTGGGCCTGACCTCAGGCAGCCACAAGCCCGGCAGGGAACCCCTCGGCAAGATTACGCGTGCCCAGTTGCGCGACATCGCTGCCATGAAGATGGAGGACCTGAACGCCGGATCGCCCGAGGCCGCGATGAAGATCATCGCCGGCACCGCTCGTAGCATGGGGCTGGAAGTGGTCTAG
- the nusG gene encoding transcription termination/antitermination protein NusG — protein MFDNDDRSGDSKPKATDAESLFLDLPEEDYSAPEPAAEPASTRTRTAEDELLDAVDLPISADDQAEIERRGKMKWYVIHANTGHENKVKRNIEMAVKSNHMEEYFGEVLVATQDVTEMKNGKRSTVKRKYFPSYILVEMVMDKESQHFINSIPGVTRFIGGTLLKPEPISREEVDRILGRISTPDEARTTVDIPYDVGDSVQVMDGPFTEWIGVINEINHDKGKLKVMISIFGSETPVELDFLQVKPV, from the coding sequence GTGTTCGACAACGATGATCGCAGCGGCGACAGCAAGCCGAAGGCCACGGACGCCGAGTCCCTGTTCCTGGATCTGCCGGAAGAGGACTACTCCGCGCCGGAGCCGGCCGCCGAGCCGGCGTCCACGCGGACGCGGACGGCCGAGGACGAACTGCTCGACGCGGTCGACCTGCCGATCAGTGCCGACGACCAGGCTGAGATCGAACGTCGCGGGAAGATGAAGTGGTACGTCATCCACGCGAACACCGGCCATGAGAACAAGGTCAAGCGCAACATCGAAATGGCCGTGAAGTCGAACCACATGGAAGAGTACTTCGGCGAAGTGCTGGTCGCGACGCAGGACGTCACCGAGATGAAGAACGGGAAGCGCTCGACCGTGAAGCGCAAGTATTTCCCGAGCTACATCCTCGTCGAGATGGTCATGGACAAGGAGTCCCAGCACTTCATCAACAGCATCCCGGGCGTGACGCGCTTCATCGGCGGCACGCTGCTCAAGCCCGAGCCCATCTCGCGGGAAGAGGTCGACCGTATCCTCGGTCGCATCTCGACCCCGGACGAGGCCCGGACGACCGTCGACATTCCGTACGACGTGGGCGACAGCGTCCAGGTCATGGACGGCCCGTTCACGGAGTGGATCGGCGTGATCAACGAGATCAATCACGACAAGGGCAAGCTCAAGGTGATGATCTCGATTTTCGGCTCGGAGACCCCGGTGGAGCTCGATTTCCTGCAGGTCAAGCCTGTCTGA
- the secE gene encoding preprotein translocase subunit SecE, which produces MVARVSQYLRETAQEMKRVSWPGKLELKESTIVVLVTVTVITIFLFFVDKALDLGVKGIIKSLG; this is translated from the coding sequence ATGGTCGCGCGCGTCTCACAGTACCTGCGGGAAACTGCGCAGGAAATGAAGCGTGTCTCCTGGCCCGGGAAGCTGGAGCTGAAGGAATCGACGATCGTGGTGCTGGTCACCGTGACTGTCATCACGATCTTCCTGTTTTTCGTGGACAAGGCGCTGGATCTCGGCGTCAAGGGGATCATCAAGTCCCTGGGATGA
- the rpmG gene encoding 50S ribosomal protein L33: MRDIITLACTECKMRNYTTKKNKRLHPDRVQYKKFCPKCGKHTDHKETR; encoded by the coding sequence ATGCGTGACATCATCACCCTCGCTTGCACCGAGTGCAAGATGAGGAACTACACGACGAAGAAGAACAAGCGGCTCCATCCGGACCGGGTGCAGTACAAGAAGTTCTGCCCCAAGTGCGGCAAGCACACGGATCACAAGGAGACCCGCTAG
- the tuf gene encoding elongation factor Tu, with protein sequence MARAKFERTKDHVNVGTIGHVDHGKTTLTAAITEILSKKGLADYVPFDQIDKAPEERERGITIATAHVEYQSKTRHYAHVDCPGHADYVKNMITGAAQMDGAVLVVSASDGPMPQTREHILLARQVGVPYIIVFLNKVDMVDDEELLELVELEIRELLDKYEFPGDKTPIIRGSALKALESGDADSEEAKCIFNLIDALDSYIPLPQRQLDKPFLMPVEDVFSISGRGTVATGRIERGMVKTGEKIELVGIRDTQNTVCTGVEMFRKILDEGQAGDNVGLLLRGMKKEDVERGMVICKPGSVTPHTKFEAEVYILTKEEGGRHTPFFTGYRPQFYFRTTDVTGNTELPEGVEMVMPGDNIKVVVDLHTPIAMEEGLRFAIREGGRTVGAGVVAKIFK encoded by the coding sequence ATGGCACGCGCAAAATTCGAACGCACGAAGGACCACGTTAACGTCGGCACGATCGGCCACGTGGACCATGGCAAGACGACGCTGACGGCGGCGATCACGGAGATCCTCTCGAAGAAGGGTCTGGCCGACTACGTGCCGTTCGACCAGATCGACAAGGCTCCGGAAGAGCGCGAGCGCGGCATCACGATCGCGACCGCTCACGTGGAGTACCAGAGCAAGACGCGCCACTACGCGCACGTCGACTGCCCGGGCCACGCCGACTATGTGAAGAACATGATCACGGGCGCGGCGCAGATGGACGGCGCGGTGCTGGTGGTTTCGGCCAGTGACGGCCCCATGCCCCAGACGCGCGAGCACATCCTGCTGGCCCGTCAGGTGGGCGTGCCGTACATCATCGTCTTCCTGAACAAGGTGGACATGGTGGACGACGAGGAGCTGCTGGAGCTGGTGGAGCTCGAGATCCGCGAGCTGCTGGACAAGTACGAATTCCCCGGCGACAAGACGCCGATCATCCGCGGCAGCGCGCTGAAGGCGCTGGAGAGCGGCGACGCGGACAGCGAAGAGGCCAAGTGCATCTTCAACCTGATCGACGCCCTGGACAGCTACATTCCGCTGCCGCAGCGTCAGCTGGACAAGCCGTTCCTGATGCCGGTGGAGGACGTGTTCTCCATCTCGGGCCGTGGCACGGTGGCGACCGGTCGTATCGAGCGCGGCATGGTGAAGACCGGCGAGAAGATCGAGCTGGTGGGCATCCGTGACACGCAGAACACGGTGTGCACGGGCGTTGAGATGTTCCGGAAGATCCTGGACGAGGGCCAGGCCGGCGACAACGTGGGTCTTCTGCTTCGCGGCATGAAGAAGGAAGACGTCGAGCGCGGCATGGTCATCTGCAAGCCGGGCTCGGTGACGCCTCACACGAAGTTCGAGGCCGAGGTCTACATCCTGACGAAGGAGGAGGGTGGCCGCCACACTCCGTTCTTCACGGGTTACCGTCCGCAGTTCTACTTCCGGACGACGGACGTGACGGGCAACACCGAGCTGCCCGAGGGCGTGGAGATGGTCATGCCCGGCGACAACATCAAGGTCGTGGTGGACTTGCACACGCCGATCGCGATGGAAGAGGGCCTTCGTTTCGCCATCCGCGAGGGTGGTCGTACGGTGGGCGCCGGCGTCGTCGCGAAGATCTTCAAGTAG